From a single Bacillota bacterium genomic region:
- a CDS encoding nucleotidyl transferase AbiEii/AbiGii toxin family protein, whose translation MLSPFQTRIARLFLSMPEARHFALGGGAALVFKGEITRETQDLDFFVPIQEEVSAAAERFKERLRDEGLSFDVVSSSPAFVRLVVRGEEGQEILVDIGFDFRLREPEQTDIGPVLTTEELAADKMLALFGRAEARDFLDIFFLSARLGTPRLIELARQKDPGFDPHVLAIMIGHFDRLARREFAVDDRTYQEMNSFFRQLRAELIERTLQGDDGPSGKA comes from the coding sequence ATGCTCTCGCCCTTTCAGACGAGGATTGCTCGGCTCTTTCTCAGCATGCCCGAGGCTCGCCACTTTGCCCTCGGAGGAGGCGCCGCGCTGGTCTTCAAGGGTGAGATCACGCGCGAAACGCAGGATCTGGACTTCTTTGTGCCCATCCAGGAGGAAGTGTCTGCGGCTGCCGAACGGTTCAAGGAACGCCTGCGCGACGAGGGCCTGTCGTTTGACGTGGTCTCGTCGTCACCTGCGTTCGTGCGCCTGGTTGTCCGAGGCGAAGAGGGCCAGGAGATCCTGGTCGATATAGGGTTCGACTTCCGATTGCGGGAGCCAGAGCAGACGGATATAGGCCCCGTCCTTACCACTGAGGAACTGGCCGCCGACAAGATGCTGGCGTTGTTCGGCCGCGCAGAGGCCCGCGATTTCCTCGACATCTTTTTCCTGAGCGCACGGCTTGGGACCCCCCGGCTCATCGAGCTGGCTCGCCAGAAGGATCCCGGCTTCGATCCGCACGTCCTGGCGATCATGATCGGTCACTTCGACCGGCTTGCGCGTCGAGAGTTCGCGGTGGACGACCGAACCTACCAGGAGATGAACTCCTTTTTCCGGCAGTTGAGGGCTGAACTCATCGAGCGAACTCTCCAAGGGGACGATGGCCCCTCCGGGAAGGCGTAA